Proteins found in one Tamandua tetradactyla isolate mTamTet1 chromosome 3, mTamTet1.pri, whole genome shotgun sequence genomic segment:
- the TMEM214 gene encoding transmembrane protein 214 isoform X1: MAAKAASGGRWQVVKRGRRPGASGGGRSSGGDRRALGEANGVWKYDLTPPIQTTSTLYELGFERIMKRQNKEQVPPPAVEPKKTGNKKQPKKVATLPNQNQKQGRFRSLEEALKALDVAALQKELDKSQSVFSGNPTVWLKDLASYLNYKLQAPLSEPTLSQHPHDYPYSLVSQELRGIIRGLLTKAVGSLELFFDHCLFTMLQELDKMPGESLHGYRICIQAILQDKPKIATANLSKFLELLRSHQSRPAKCLTIMWALGQAGFANLTEGLKVWLGIMLPVLGIKSLSPFAIAYLDRLLLMHPNLTKGFGMIGPKDFFPLLDFAYMPNNSLTPSLQEQLCQLYPRLKVLAFGAKPESTLHTYFPSFLSRATPSCPPEMKKELLNSLTECLTVDPTSASVWRQLYPKHLSQSSLLLEHLLLSWEQIPKKVWKSLQETIQSFRLTNQELLRKGRGDNQAVTTCDTACKGLLQQAQGRRLPWTRLLLLVLVFATGFLCHDLRSHSSLQASISGRFLRSSGLLPAGQQACTKLYSYSLQGYSWLQETLPAWGSHLLTMVRPGLQVAWSHTNVTVSFLSAHCASHLAWFGNSLISLSQRLQTQLPDTLNQLLYSVRELLLHFCQNILVPLWHMLLEALAQAQEHCHEACRGEVTWDCIKTQLSEAARWTWLCLQDITVAFLDWALTVLSQQ; this comes from the exons ATGGCGGCTAAGGCGGCAAGTGGGGGGCGCTGGCAGGTAGTGAAGAGGGGGCGGCGGCCCGGGGCCAGCGGCGGCGGGAGAAGCAGCGGAGGGGACCGCCGGGCGCTCGGGGAGGCAAACGGTGTGTGGAAGTACGACCTGACCC CTCCAATCCAGACAACAAGCACCCTTTATGAGCTGGGCTTTGAGAGAATCATGAAGCGACAGAATAAGGAGCAGGTGCCACCCCCTGCTGTGGAGCctaaaaaaactggaaacaagaaGCAACCTAAGAAGGTGGCGACCCTCCCCAACCAAAACCAGAAGCAGGGCCGTTTCCGCAGCCTGGAGGAGGCACTGAAAGCT CTGGATGTGGCAGCCCTGCAGAAAGAACTGGACAAGAGCCAGAGCGTGTTCTCCGGGAACCCAACTGTGTGGTTGAAGGACCTAGCCAGCTATCTCAACTATAAACTACAAGCACCTCTGAGTGAACCCACATTAAGCCAGCATCCTCACG ATTATCCCTACAGCCTGGTGAGCCAGGAGCTGCGTGGGATCATCCGAGGGCTACTTACAAAGGCAGTGGGGTCTCTGGAGCTCTTTTTTGATCACTGTCTGTTCACTATGCTGCAAGAGCTGGATAAGATGCCAG GGGAGTCACTGCATGGTTACCGCATCTGTATCCAGGCCATTCTGCAAGACAAACCGAAGATTGCTACCGCGAATCTTAGCAAG TTTCTGGAACTGCTAAGGTCCCACCAGAGCCGACCAGCAAAGTGTCTGACCATCATGTGGGCCCTGGGTCAGGCAGGTTTTGCCAACCTCACCGAGGGACTAAAAG TGTGGCTGGGGATCATGCTGCCTGTGCTGGGCATCAAGTCTCTGTCCCCGTTCGCCATTGCATACCTGGACCGGCTGCTCCT GATGCACCCCAACCTCACCAAGGGCTTTGGCATGATTGGCCCCAAGGACTTCTTTCCACTTCTGGACTTTGCCTATATGCCCAACAACTCCCTGACACCCAG CCTGCAGGAGCAGCTATGTCAGCTCTATCCCCGACTGAAGGTACTAGCATTTGGGGCGAAGCCAGAATCCACTCTGCATACCTACTTCCCCTCCTTCCTGTCCAGAGCCACCCCTAGCTGTCCCCCTGAGATGAAGAAAGAG CTCCTGAACAGCCTGACTGAGTGCCTGACTGTGGACCCCACGAGTGCCAGCGTCTGGAGGCAGCTTTACCCCAAGCACCTGTCGCAGTCCAG CCTACTGCTAGAGCACTTGCTCTTGTCCTGGGAGCAGATTCCCAAGAAG GTGTGGAAGTCTTTGCAAGAAACCATTCAGTCCTTCAGACTTACCAACCAGGAGCTGCTCAGGAAGGGCCGTGGTGACAACCAGGCTGTCACCACCTGCGACACTGCCTGCAAG GGTCTATTGCAACAGGCGCAGGGCCGTCGACTGCCCTGGACACGACTGCTCTTGTTGGTGCTTGTGTTTGCCACAGGTTTCCTATGCCATgacctgaggtcacacagctcgCTGCAGG CCTCCATCTCTGGCCGGTTCCTTCGATCATCTGGCCTCTTGCCTGCTGGCCAACAAGCATGCACCAAGCTCTACTCCTACAGCCTGCAAGGCTACAG CTGGCTACAGGAAACATTGCCGGCCTGGGGTTCCCACCTGCTTACCATGGTAAGGCCTGGCTTACAGGTGGCTTGGAGCCACACCAATGTCACAGTCAGCTTCCTTTCTGCCCACTGTGCCTCTCACCTTGCCTGGTTTGGCAACAGCCTCATCAGCCTCTCCCAGAGG CTACAGACCCAGCTCCCTGATACCCTGAACCAGTTGCTCTATTCTGTGAGAGAGCTGCTACTACATTTCTGCCAGAACATTCTGGTGCCATTGTGGCACATGCTGCTTGAGGCCCTAGCCCAGGCCCAGGAGCACTGCCACGAAGCATGCAG AGGTGAGGTGACCTGGGATTGCATCAAGACACAGCTCAGTGAGGCTGCCCGCTGGACCTGGCTCTGCCTGCAGGACATCACGGTGGCTTTCTTGGACTGGGCACTCACTGTGCTATCACAGCAGTAG
- the MAPRE3 gene encoding microtubule-associated protein RP/EB family member 3 isoform X3, protein MCDPRGQGVAILQFSKQRWFQFPGSWGMAVNVYSTSVTSENLSRHDMLAWVNDSLHLNYTKIEQLCSGAAYCQFMDMLFPGCVHLRKVKFQAKLEHEYIHNFKVLQAAFKKMGVDKIIPVEKLVKGKFQDNFEFIQWFKKFFDANYDGKDYNPLLARQGQDVAPPPNPGDQIFNKSKKLIGTAVPQRTSPTGPKNMQTSGRLSNVAPPCILRKNPPSARNGGHETDAQILELNQQLLDLKLTVDGLEKERDFYFSKLRDIELICQEHESENSPVISGIIGILYATEEGFAPPEDDEIEEQHQEDQDEY, encoded by the exons ATGTGTGACCCAAGGGGGCAAGGGGTGGCAATTTTGCAATTTTCCAAACAG CGTTGGTTCCAGTTCCCTGGCAG CTGGGGCATGGCCGTCAATGTGTACTCCACATCCGTGACCAGTGAAAACCTGAGTCGCCATGATATGCTCGCCTGGGTCAACGACTCCCTGCACCTCAACTACACCAAGATAGAACAGCTGTGTTCAG GGGCTGCGTACTGCCAGTTCATGGACATGCTCTTCCCTGGCTGTGTGCACTTGAGGAAGGTGAAGTTCCAGGCCAAGCTAGAACACGAATATATCCACAACTTCAAAGTGCTGCAAGCAGCTTTCAAGAAGATGGGTGTTGACAAA ATCATTCCCGTAGAGAAATTAGTGAAAGGAAAATTCCAAGATAATTTTGAGTTTATTCAGTGGTTTAAGAAATTCTTTGACGCAAACTATGATGGAAAGGATTACAACCCTCTGCTGGCGCGGCAGGGCCAGGACGTAGCGCCACCTCCTAACCCAGGTGATCAGATCTTCAACAAATCCAAGAAACTCATTGGCACAGCAG TTCCTCAGAGGACGTCCCCCACAGGCCCCAAAAACATGCAGACCTCTGGCCGGCTGAGCAACGTGGCCCCACCCTGCATCCTCCGGAAGAATCCCCCATCAGCCCGGAACGGTGGCCATGAGACTGATGCCCAAATCCTTGAACTCAACCAGCAG CTATTGGACCTAAAGCTGACAGTGGATGGGCTGGAGAAGGAGCGTGACTTCTACTTCAGCAAACTTCGTGACATTGAGCTCATCTGCCAGGAACACGAAAGTGAAAACAGCCCTGTCATCTCAGGCATCATTGGCATCCTCTATGCCACCGAG GAAGGCTTCGCACCCCCGGAGGACGACGAGATAGAGGAGCAGCACCAGGAGGACCAGGACGAGTACTGA
- the MAPRE3 gene encoding microtubule-associated protein RP/EB family member 3 isoform X4 — MAVNVYSTSVTSENLSRHDMLAWVNDSLHLNYTKIEQLCSGAAYCQFMDMLFPGCVHLRKVKFQAKLEHEYIHNFKVLQAAFKKMGVDKIIPVEKLVKGKFQDNFEFIQWFKKFFDANYDGKDYNPLLARQGQDVAPPPNPGDQIFNKSKKLIGTAVPQRTSPTGPKNMQTSGRLSNVAPPCILRKNPPSARNGGHETDAQILELNQQLLDLKLTVDGLEKERDFYFSKLRDIELICQEHESENSPVISGIIGILYATEEGFAPPEDDEIEEQHQEDQDEY, encoded by the exons ATGGCCGTCAATGTGTACTCCACATCCGTGACCAGTGAAAACCTGAGTCGCCATGATATGCTCGCCTGGGTCAACGACTCCCTGCACCTCAACTACACCAAGATAGAACAGCTGTGTTCAG GGGCTGCGTACTGCCAGTTCATGGACATGCTCTTCCCTGGCTGTGTGCACTTGAGGAAGGTGAAGTTCCAGGCCAAGCTAGAACACGAATATATCCACAACTTCAAAGTGCTGCAAGCAGCTTTCAAGAAGATGGGTGTTGACAAA ATCATTCCCGTAGAGAAATTAGTGAAAGGAAAATTCCAAGATAATTTTGAGTTTATTCAGTGGTTTAAGAAATTCTTTGACGCAAACTATGATGGAAAGGATTACAACCCTCTGCTGGCGCGGCAGGGCCAGGACGTAGCGCCACCTCCTAACCCAGGTGATCAGATCTTCAACAAATCCAAGAAACTCATTGGCACAGCAG TTCCTCAGAGGACGTCCCCCACAGGCCCCAAAAACATGCAGACCTCTGGCCGGCTGAGCAACGTGGCCCCACCCTGCATCCTCCGGAAGAATCCCCCATCAGCCCGGAACGGTGGCCATGAGACTGATGCCCAAATCCTTGAACTCAACCAGCAG CTATTGGACCTAAAGCTGACAGTGGATGGGCTGGAGAAGGAGCGTGACTTCTACTTCAGCAAACTTCGTGACATTGAGCTCATCTGCCAGGAACACGAAAGTGAAAACAGCCCTGTCATCTCAGGCATCATTGGCATCCTCTATGCCACCGAG GAAGGCTTCGCACCCCCGGAGGACGACGAGATAGAGGAGCAGCACCAGGAGGACCAGGACGAGTACTGA
- the MAPRE3 gene encoding microtubule-associated protein RP/EB family member 3 isoform X2 codes for MGIAPRQERETFCQALQGSLSNPPALVPVPWQLKYSTRPPGADLTFLLLHSWGMAVNVYSTSVTSENLSRHDMLAWVNDSLHLNYTKIEQLCSGAAYCQFMDMLFPGCVHLRKVKFQAKLEHEYIHNFKVLQAAFKKMGVDKIIPVEKLVKGKFQDNFEFIQWFKKFFDANYDGKDYNPLLARQGQDVAPPPNPVPQRTSPTGPKNMQTSGRLSNVAPPCILRKNPPSARNGGHETDAQILELNQQLLDLKLTVDGLEKERDFYFSKLRDIELICQEHESENSPVISGIIGILYATEEGFAPPEDDEIEEQHQEDQDEY; via the exons atgggcatagccccacGACAGGAACGGGAGACGTTTTGTCAGGCTCTACAGGGTTCTCTCTCTAATCCCCCAGCGTTGGTTCCAGTTCCCTGGCAG CTAAAGTACAGCACGAGGCCCCCGGGTGCTGACCTCACCTTCCTTCTGCTCCACAGCTGGGGCATGGCCGTCAATGTGTACTCCACATCCGTGACCAGTGAAAACCTGAGTCGCCATGATATGCTCGCCTGGGTCAACGACTCCCTGCACCTCAACTACACCAAGATAGAACAGCTGTGTTCAG GGGCTGCGTACTGCCAGTTCATGGACATGCTCTTCCCTGGCTGTGTGCACTTGAGGAAGGTGAAGTTCCAGGCCAAGCTAGAACACGAATATATCCACAACTTCAAAGTGCTGCAAGCAGCTTTCAAGAAGATGGGTGTTGACAAA ATCATTCCCGTAGAGAAATTAGTGAAAGGAAAATTCCAAGATAATTTTGAGTTTATTCAGTGGTTTAAGAAATTCTTTGACGCAAACTATGATGGAAAGGATTACAACCCTCTGCTGGCGCGGCAGGGCCAGGACGTAGCGCCACCTCCTAACCCAG TTCCTCAGAGGACGTCCCCCACAGGCCCCAAAAACATGCAGACCTCTGGCCGGCTGAGCAACGTGGCCCCACCCTGCATCCTCCGGAAGAATCCCCCATCAGCCCGGAACGGTGGCCATGAGACTGATGCCCAAATCCTTGAACTCAACCAGCAG CTATTGGACCTAAAGCTGACAGTGGATGGGCTGGAGAAGGAGCGTGACTTCTACTTCAGCAAACTTCGTGACATTGAGCTCATCTGCCAGGAACACGAAAGTGAAAACAGCCCTGTCATCTCAGGCATCATTGGCATCCTCTATGCCACCGAG GAAGGCTTCGCACCCCCGGAGGACGACGAGATAGAGGAGCAGCACCAGGAGGACCAGGACGAGTACTGA
- the MAPRE3 gene encoding microtubule-associated protein RP/EB family member 3 isoform X1, translating into MGIAPRQERETFCQALQGSLSNPPALVPVPWQLKYSTRPPGADLTFLLLHSWGMAVNVYSTSVTSENLSRHDMLAWVNDSLHLNYTKIEQLCSGAAYCQFMDMLFPGCVHLRKVKFQAKLEHEYIHNFKVLQAAFKKMGVDKIIPVEKLVKGKFQDNFEFIQWFKKFFDANYDGKDYNPLLARQGQDVAPPPNPGDQIFNKSKKLIGTAVPQRTSPTGPKNMQTSGRLSNVAPPCILRKNPPSARNGGHETDAQILELNQQLLDLKLTVDGLEKERDFYFSKLRDIELICQEHESENSPVISGIIGILYATEEGFAPPEDDEIEEQHQEDQDEY; encoded by the exons atgggcatagccccacGACAGGAACGGGAGACGTTTTGTCAGGCTCTACAGGGTTCTCTCTCTAATCCCCCAGCGTTGGTTCCAGTTCCCTGGCAG CTAAAGTACAGCACGAGGCCCCCGGGTGCTGACCTCACCTTCCTTCTGCTCCACAGCTGGGGCATGGCCGTCAATGTGTACTCCACATCCGTGACCAGTGAAAACCTGAGTCGCCATGATATGCTCGCCTGGGTCAACGACTCCCTGCACCTCAACTACACCAAGATAGAACAGCTGTGTTCAG GGGCTGCGTACTGCCAGTTCATGGACATGCTCTTCCCTGGCTGTGTGCACTTGAGGAAGGTGAAGTTCCAGGCCAAGCTAGAACACGAATATATCCACAACTTCAAAGTGCTGCAAGCAGCTTTCAAGAAGATGGGTGTTGACAAA ATCATTCCCGTAGAGAAATTAGTGAAAGGAAAATTCCAAGATAATTTTGAGTTTATTCAGTGGTTTAAGAAATTCTTTGACGCAAACTATGATGGAAAGGATTACAACCCTCTGCTGGCGCGGCAGGGCCAGGACGTAGCGCCACCTCCTAACCCAGGTGATCAGATCTTCAACAAATCCAAGAAACTCATTGGCACAGCAG TTCCTCAGAGGACGTCCCCCACAGGCCCCAAAAACATGCAGACCTCTGGCCGGCTGAGCAACGTGGCCCCACCCTGCATCCTCCGGAAGAATCCCCCATCAGCCCGGAACGGTGGCCATGAGACTGATGCCCAAATCCTTGAACTCAACCAGCAG CTATTGGACCTAAAGCTGACAGTGGATGGGCTGGAGAAGGAGCGTGACTTCTACTTCAGCAAACTTCGTGACATTGAGCTCATCTGCCAGGAACACGAAAGTGAAAACAGCCCTGTCATCTCAGGCATCATTGGCATCCTCTATGCCACCGAG GAAGGCTTCGCACCCCCGGAGGACGACGAGATAGAGGAGCAGCACCAGGAGGACCAGGACGAGTACTGA
- the TMEM214 gene encoding transmembrane protein 214 isoform X3 has protein sequence MKRQNKEQVPPPAVEPKKTGNKKQPKKVATLPNQNQKQGRFRSLEEALKALDVAALQKELDKSQSVFSGNPTVWLKDLASYLNYKLQAPLSEPTLSQHPHDYPYSLVSQELRGIIRGLLTKAVGSLELFFDHCLFTMLQELDKMPGESLHGYRICIQAILQDKPKIATANLSKFLELLRSHQSRPAKCLTIMWALGQAGFANLTEGLKVWLGIMLPVLGIKSLSPFAIAYLDRLLLMHPNLTKGFGMIGPKDFFPLLDFAYMPNNSLTPSLQEQLCQLYPRLKVLAFGAKPESTLHTYFPSFLSRATPSCPPEMKKELLNSLTECLTVDPTSASVWRQLYPKHLSQSSLLLEHLLLSWEQIPKKVWKSLQETIQSFRLTNQELLRKGRGDNQAVTTCDTACKGLLQQAQGRRLPWTRLLLLVLVFATGFLCHDLRSHSSLQASISGRFLRSSGLLPAGQQACTKLYSYSLQGYSWLQETLPAWGSHLLTMVRPGLQVAWSHTNVTVSFLSAHCASHLAWFGNSLISLSQRLQTQLPDTLNQLLYSVRELLLHFCQNILVPLWHMLLEALAQAQEHCHEACRGEVTWDCIKTQLSEAARWTWLCLQDITVAFLDWALTVLSQQ, from the exons ATGAAGCGACAGAATAAGGAGCAGGTGCCACCCCCTGCTGTGGAGCctaaaaaaactggaaacaagaaGCAACCTAAGAAGGTGGCGACCCTCCCCAACCAAAACCAGAAGCAGGGCCGTTTCCGCAGCCTGGAGGAGGCACTGAAAGCT CTGGATGTGGCAGCCCTGCAGAAAGAACTGGACAAGAGCCAGAGCGTGTTCTCCGGGAACCCAACTGTGTGGTTGAAGGACCTAGCCAGCTATCTCAACTATAAACTACAAGCACCTCTGAGTGAACCCACATTAAGCCAGCATCCTCACG ATTATCCCTACAGCCTGGTGAGCCAGGAGCTGCGTGGGATCATCCGAGGGCTACTTACAAAGGCAGTGGGGTCTCTGGAGCTCTTTTTTGATCACTGTCTGTTCACTATGCTGCAAGAGCTGGATAAGATGCCAG GGGAGTCACTGCATGGTTACCGCATCTGTATCCAGGCCATTCTGCAAGACAAACCGAAGATTGCTACCGCGAATCTTAGCAAG TTTCTGGAACTGCTAAGGTCCCACCAGAGCCGACCAGCAAAGTGTCTGACCATCATGTGGGCCCTGGGTCAGGCAGGTTTTGCCAACCTCACCGAGGGACTAAAAG TGTGGCTGGGGATCATGCTGCCTGTGCTGGGCATCAAGTCTCTGTCCCCGTTCGCCATTGCATACCTGGACCGGCTGCTCCT GATGCACCCCAACCTCACCAAGGGCTTTGGCATGATTGGCCCCAAGGACTTCTTTCCACTTCTGGACTTTGCCTATATGCCCAACAACTCCCTGACACCCAG CCTGCAGGAGCAGCTATGTCAGCTCTATCCCCGACTGAAGGTACTAGCATTTGGGGCGAAGCCAGAATCCACTCTGCATACCTACTTCCCCTCCTTCCTGTCCAGAGCCACCCCTAGCTGTCCCCCTGAGATGAAGAAAGAG CTCCTGAACAGCCTGACTGAGTGCCTGACTGTGGACCCCACGAGTGCCAGCGTCTGGAGGCAGCTTTACCCCAAGCACCTGTCGCAGTCCAG CCTACTGCTAGAGCACTTGCTCTTGTCCTGGGAGCAGATTCCCAAGAAG GTGTGGAAGTCTTTGCAAGAAACCATTCAGTCCTTCAGACTTACCAACCAGGAGCTGCTCAGGAAGGGCCGTGGTGACAACCAGGCTGTCACCACCTGCGACACTGCCTGCAAG GGTCTATTGCAACAGGCGCAGGGCCGTCGACTGCCCTGGACACGACTGCTCTTGTTGGTGCTTGTGTTTGCCACAGGTTTCCTATGCCATgacctgaggtcacacagctcgCTGCAGG CCTCCATCTCTGGCCGGTTCCTTCGATCATCTGGCCTCTTGCCTGCTGGCCAACAAGCATGCACCAAGCTCTACTCCTACAGCCTGCAAGGCTACAG CTGGCTACAGGAAACATTGCCGGCCTGGGGTTCCCACCTGCTTACCATGGTAAGGCCTGGCTTACAGGTGGCTTGGAGCCACACCAATGTCACAGTCAGCTTCCTTTCTGCCCACTGTGCCTCTCACCTTGCCTGGTTTGGCAACAGCCTCATCAGCCTCTCCCAGAGG CTACAGACCCAGCTCCCTGATACCCTGAACCAGTTGCTCTATTCTGTGAGAGAGCTGCTACTACATTTCTGCCAGAACATTCTGGTGCCATTGTGGCACATGCTGCTTGAGGCCCTAGCCCAGGCCCAGGAGCACTGCCACGAAGCATGCAG AGGTGAGGTGACCTGGGATTGCATCAAGACACAGCTCAGTGAGGCTGCCCGCTGGACCTGGCTCTGCCTGCAGGACATCACGGTGGCTTTCTTGGACTGGGCACTCACTGTGCTATCACAGCAGTAG
- the TMEM214 gene encoding transmembrane protein 214 isoform X2, which produces MAAKAASGGRWQVVKRGRRPGASGGGRSSGGDRRALGEANGVWKYDLTPPIQTTSTLYELGFERIMKRQNKEQVPPPAVEPKKTGNKKQPKKVATLPNQNQKQGRFRSLEEALKALDVAALQKELDKSQSVFSGNPTVWLKDLASYLNYKLQAPLSEPTLSQHPHDYPYSLVSQELRGIIRGLLTKAVGSLELFFDHCLFTMLQELDKMPGESLHGYRICIQAILQDKPKIATANLSKFLELLRSHQSRPAKCLTIMWALGQAGFANLTEGLKVWLGIMLPVLGIKSLSPFAIAYLDRLLLMHPNLTKGFGMIGPKDFFPLLDFAYMPNNSLTPSLQEQLCQLYPRLKLLNSLTECLTVDPTSASVWRQLYPKHLSQSSLLLEHLLLSWEQIPKKVWKSLQETIQSFRLTNQELLRKGRGDNQAVTTCDTACKGLLQQAQGRRLPWTRLLLLVLVFATGFLCHDLRSHSSLQASISGRFLRSSGLLPAGQQACTKLYSYSLQGYSWLQETLPAWGSHLLTMVRPGLQVAWSHTNVTVSFLSAHCASHLAWFGNSLISLSQRLQTQLPDTLNQLLYSVRELLLHFCQNILVPLWHMLLEALAQAQEHCHEACRGEVTWDCIKTQLSEAARWTWLCLQDITVAFLDWALTVLSQQ; this is translated from the exons ATGGCGGCTAAGGCGGCAAGTGGGGGGCGCTGGCAGGTAGTGAAGAGGGGGCGGCGGCCCGGGGCCAGCGGCGGCGGGAGAAGCAGCGGAGGGGACCGCCGGGCGCTCGGGGAGGCAAACGGTGTGTGGAAGTACGACCTGACCC CTCCAATCCAGACAACAAGCACCCTTTATGAGCTGGGCTTTGAGAGAATCATGAAGCGACAGAATAAGGAGCAGGTGCCACCCCCTGCTGTGGAGCctaaaaaaactggaaacaagaaGCAACCTAAGAAGGTGGCGACCCTCCCCAACCAAAACCAGAAGCAGGGCCGTTTCCGCAGCCTGGAGGAGGCACTGAAAGCT CTGGATGTGGCAGCCCTGCAGAAAGAACTGGACAAGAGCCAGAGCGTGTTCTCCGGGAACCCAACTGTGTGGTTGAAGGACCTAGCCAGCTATCTCAACTATAAACTACAAGCACCTCTGAGTGAACCCACATTAAGCCAGCATCCTCACG ATTATCCCTACAGCCTGGTGAGCCAGGAGCTGCGTGGGATCATCCGAGGGCTACTTACAAAGGCAGTGGGGTCTCTGGAGCTCTTTTTTGATCACTGTCTGTTCACTATGCTGCAAGAGCTGGATAAGATGCCAG GGGAGTCACTGCATGGTTACCGCATCTGTATCCAGGCCATTCTGCAAGACAAACCGAAGATTGCTACCGCGAATCTTAGCAAG TTTCTGGAACTGCTAAGGTCCCACCAGAGCCGACCAGCAAAGTGTCTGACCATCATGTGGGCCCTGGGTCAGGCAGGTTTTGCCAACCTCACCGAGGGACTAAAAG TGTGGCTGGGGATCATGCTGCCTGTGCTGGGCATCAAGTCTCTGTCCCCGTTCGCCATTGCATACCTGGACCGGCTGCTCCT GATGCACCCCAACCTCACCAAGGGCTTTGGCATGATTGGCCCCAAGGACTTCTTTCCACTTCTGGACTTTGCCTATATGCCCAACAACTCCCTGACACCCAG CCTGCAGGAGCAGCTATGTCAGCTCTATCCCCGACTGAAG CTCCTGAACAGCCTGACTGAGTGCCTGACTGTGGACCCCACGAGTGCCAGCGTCTGGAGGCAGCTTTACCCCAAGCACCTGTCGCAGTCCAG CCTACTGCTAGAGCACTTGCTCTTGTCCTGGGAGCAGATTCCCAAGAAG GTGTGGAAGTCTTTGCAAGAAACCATTCAGTCCTTCAGACTTACCAACCAGGAGCTGCTCAGGAAGGGCCGTGGTGACAACCAGGCTGTCACCACCTGCGACACTGCCTGCAAG GGTCTATTGCAACAGGCGCAGGGCCGTCGACTGCCCTGGACACGACTGCTCTTGTTGGTGCTTGTGTTTGCCACAGGTTTCCTATGCCATgacctgaggtcacacagctcgCTGCAGG CCTCCATCTCTGGCCGGTTCCTTCGATCATCTGGCCTCTTGCCTGCTGGCCAACAAGCATGCACCAAGCTCTACTCCTACAGCCTGCAAGGCTACAG CTGGCTACAGGAAACATTGCCGGCCTGGGGTTCCCACCTGCTTACCATGGTAAGGCCTGGCTTACAGGTGGCTTGGAGCCACACCAATGTCACAGTCAGCTTCCTTTCTGCCCACTGTGCCTCTCACCTTGCCTGGTTTGGCAACAGCCTCATCAGCCTCTCCCAGAGG CTACAGACCCAGCTCCCTGATACCCTGAACCAGTTGCTCTATTCTGTGAGAGAGCTGCTACTACATTTCTGCCAGAACATTCTGGTGCCATTGTGGCACATGCTGCTTGAGGCCCTAGCCCAGGCCCAGGAGCACTGCCACGAAGCATGCAG AGGTGAGGTGACCTGGGATTGCATCAAGACACAGCTCAGTGAGGCTGCCCGCTGGACCTGGCTCTGCCTGCAGGACATCACGGTGGCTTTCTTGGACTGGGCACTCACTGTGCTATCACAGCAGTAG